The window GTCGATAACCTCTATATACGTTATTGTTTGTTCGTTGTTTAGCTCGAAAATAATATAGTCGCCGCGTTTCAATTCTTCTAGATCCATTACCCGGCCGTCCTTGACTATTTCCGCTTTTTCGTCCAGGTCGTAGCGTTTTTCCGTCCCGTTTATATGGATGGAGATTTCCTTCGTGTAATTATTAAGAACCATGCCGCTGTAACTCGTCACGGTCCCGGAGAGCACGTTAATTTGCAGCACGGTGTCTCCCGCCACCCAGAGGTCCGCCCGGTCTCCCGATTTAAGATCGCTGTACGGAATCTCTCGTATTATATTCCTTGTCACCTTGGTGTTCCCCGTAACCCGGTAATCACTTTTCACGCCCCTCGCTCTTAGAGTGAGCGAATTCGTGCCTACCCGGGTAATCGTTCCGCTGATCTGATTCAGTTCATGCAACTCTATTTGAAATACCCGGTTGTTTCCATCCATGCCGACTTTAACGTAAGCATCGGGCGCCAGGTCGGTATAGCCGACATTCTTTCCGTCTCTGATCAGCCTCGCATCGGGAAATACGTCATAAAACGACAGGTTTCCGGAGTCGTTTTGCAGGGTCAACCTTAACATCCCCTTTTCACCCTGCGCAAGGGAATAAACAATCCCCGATGTGGTGGCACCCGGTTCGCCGTACTCCCCCGGAGCGCAGGCATACAGGACGTGTCCCCGGCTGTCCACGATAAGCCTTACCCTTTCCCCCTCCACCAATGAGTTTAATTCAACCGCCTGGTTCCCGCGGTTCACCCGGTAATCCGCCGGAACAGCAACCGCACGTTCGCCTGTCAAATTGCTGACCGTGAGCATAAGCCCGGCGACACCGTTCGCCCTCCCGGTCAGCCGCGTCATCGGCGGCGGCGCGTTTACCCAACCGTCCTCAATAATTCTTTGCAGCATCGCGCACATCTGCGCGCGCGTGACATTCATCTGCGGCGCGAACAGGTTTCCCGGAAGGCCGCGCATAATACCTTTTTTAGCGACCGCTCCAACATGCCCCCGGTATTTTTCAGGAATGCTCGCGGCGTCGGTGAAGGACAAATCCGTTTCGGGAGACAGATTCAGCGCAAGGCATAATAATGATGCCGTTTCGTACCGGCAGGCTTTTCTTTCGGGGTCAAGATAAGGTAAACCCTCTTTGGTCAACATACCCTTTTGTACGGCGAGAGCAAGATATTCCTTCCCCCAGTATACTTTTGGGTTATAGCTTAATCCGGAAATATCCGTTTTCCCGGCCTCGTCACCGAGCCCGAGGGTGTTAAGTATCATTACCACCGCCTCAATGAATGTCACCGTGTTATCGGGCGCAAACTCCCCCCCCGGGTAACCGTGGACAATGTCGTAAGCGCTCATCTCGGTGATCGGCTGCTCCGCCCAATGTCCCTTAACGTCGCTAAACCCGGTCCCCGCCGCGGCCGTCACCGCGGGAACCAACAAAACCAGTGCTGAAAACACCAGTGCCAAGACCTTCCCGGTGATTTTCCCAGTCTGGCGCACTATTCCCACCCCTCCCACGCATTTCCTAATTTTTTCGACATTCCCGGGAAGAATCCTGCTATTATAAACCTTTCAATAGACAGAAAACGAATTACTCTGTGTATTAGTTAAACCTTATCCGGCAGACGAATAGAGGAGTTTTCCATAGGCGGCTGTGTCCGCTCCATCTGAAGAACAAAAATGGGGGAAATGGCAGCTCACAAACGCATCGTAATACGGAGTTTATCGCCGCACCCTGCGGAAGAACACTTGAGTAACCTACACGGAACGCGGCTAGAAGTGATGGGCAGTGCAAGCAAGACCGCCGGAGACGAACCGGGCAATTGGGAAATGAGACGTGGGAAGTTGGAAGTGGGATTCTCGAAGGAATTCGCTTATTAAGCGAATTTTCACAAGCATCTCACCTCTGACATCTCACTTCCCACCTCGCAGTTGGTAGCAATGCACTGCTTATCGTCGCGCCCTACGAAAGAATGCTTGTTATCAAGAGGTAAAAATAGATCCCCCTCCACCCGGCACGCCGGCCCGTTGAAGGGGGACGATTAAAGAAATTTCTGATGTTCCGGCGCAATTACCGCAACATCGTAGGTACAAACGCATCGATGAGGCCGATGACAAAGGCTGCAATCAGCGCCCCGATAATGCTTACACTCAATAACCCGGGGATCACGAACTGCGCCAAATAAATTACCACCGCGGCAGTTATAAACCCTACGAGACCGCGGCTTTGCGGCGAAATGCGCTCGCCCAGAAGCGATTCAGCGATATAACCGAGAATGGTGATTACCGCCGCAGCGATAAGCGCCCCAAGAATACCGCCTTTAACCACGAAGCCTGGAGATACCCAGCTCACGATCATC of the Bacillota bacterium genome contains:
- a CDS encoding S-layer homology domain-containing protein, translating into MRQTGKITGKVLALVFSALVLLVPAVTAAAGTGFSDVKGHWAEQPITEMSAYDIVHGYPGGEFAPDNTVTFIEAVVMILNTLGLGDEAGKTDISGLSYNPKVYWGKEYLALAVQKGMLTKEGLPYLDPERKACRYETASLLCLALNLSPETDLSFTDAASIPEKYRGHVGAVAKKGIMRGLPGNLFAPQMNVTRAQMCAMLQRIIEDGWVNAPPPMTRLTGRANGVAGLMLTVSNLTGERAVAVPADYRVNRGNQAVELNSLVEGERVRLIVDSRGHVLYACAPGEYGEPGATTSGIVYSLAQGEKGMLRLTLQNDSGNLSFYDVFPDARLIRDGKNVGYTDLAPDAYVKVGMDGNNRVFQIELHELNQISGTITRVGTNSLTLRARGVKSDYRVTGNTKVTRNIIREIPYSDLKSGDRADLWVAGDTVLQINVLSGTVTSYSGMVLNNYTKEISIHINGTEKRYDLDEKAEIVKDGRVMDLEELKRGDYIIFELNNEQTITYIEVIDEEEGEFEGTITMLTDSPRSISFDIGGLELDYDVTGDAHFFRNGDEINLIEIIPGAKVRVTVEEHRVTEIEVLDDQNITFSGRVSSVNEDTRRVALEVNGYLHNYSLLNGVVAKDILGKEVALAETKGYMVEVRLENGVITSLTVK
- a CDS encoding phage holin family protein, which translates into the protein MERQTWIGAIVRFVVSAIVLMIVSWVSPGFVVKGGILGALIAAAVITILGYIAESLLGERISPQSRGLVGFITAAVVIYLAQFVIPGLLSVSIIGALIAAFVIGLIDAFVPTMLR